In the genome of Balnearium lithotrophicum, the window ATCTGAGGTTGTCTTACTCTGTGAGGTCTTTTGTTTCTGTCTTTGAGGCCTTCTAAACCGTACTTTTTGTATCTATTTTTCCATTTGTAGAAGGTGGTTGGACTTATTCCGAAGTATCTGCAGGTTAGTCTTGCATTTTGGTGTTTTTCGTAGTGTTGAATCCATTTAAGTCTTTTTCTCACGTTTGGGTCTTTTGTTAGGTCGAGTTTGGTTTTGATTTTCGTTCCTCTTTTGATTGTTTTTTTGAAGGGTGTATTTGATATGTGCAGGGATGCACCTTTGAATTTCTTTAATTGTTTCATTGGTGGACACCTCCTTTTGTTGGAGTTCAAATCTTATTTTAGGGTGTCCACCTTCTTTCTGAACTTCAACAGATGTCAATACTATGATAATTTTCTATTTTTGTAATTCAATTTACATATCAATAATTGAGATAATATAAAGATTTCCTTATTTAAAAATCCCGTTTCTACATCAACAATTAAAAGGAAGAACTGAAAAAATTCCTGTAAGAATCCCCCTCATAAATTGTTGTTATGTTAACCCTTAAGCTCAAATCTTAATCAACTTTCTTTCAACCACTCAGCAACGTCAAGGGCGTGGTATGTAAGAATTAAATCTGCTCCCGCTCTCTTCATTGATGTAAGAGTTTCTAAAACAACTCTCCTCTCATCAATCCATCCCTTCATAGCGGCAGCTTTAACCATTGAATATTCACCACTAACGTTGTACGCAGCTGTTGGATACTTGAAGGTTTCCTTTACCGCCCTTATTACATCCATGTATGCAAGAGCAGGCTTAACCATTACTATGTCTGCTCCCTCCTGAATATCTAAGGCAACTTCCCTGAGAGCTTCATTAAAGTTAGCAGGGTCCATCTGGTAC includes:
- a CDS encoding helix-turn-helix domain-containing protein, with the protein product MKQLKKFKGASLHISNTPFKKTIKRGTKIKTKLDLTKDPNVRKRLKWIQHYEKHQNARLTCRYFGISPTTFYKWKNRYKKYGLEGLKDRNKRPHRVRQPQ